A window of Pseudomonas denitrificans (nom. rej.) genomic DNA:
TCAATCCATTGGAATCCGCGCTCTGGCGGCTCACTCAAATCGGGGAATGATGTTGGCCTTGTCGATCGAGTCGACCGGCAGCAGGTATTCATGGTCATCCACCAGGACCACCACATCCTGCTCCTCCACACCACGGAGAATGCCCTGGAAATTGCGACGCCTTTCGAAAGGCGTGCGCAGCTTGATCTTCACCTGCTCGCCGACGTAACGGGCGAACTGTTCGAGTGTGAAGAGCGGCCGATCCATACCGGGCGAAGACACCTCCAGGGTGTACTCGCCACTGATCGGGTCTTCCACGTCGAGGATGCCACTGATCTGACGACTGACAATTTCGCAGTCATCGACCAGGATGCCTTCGGCACGATCGATATAAACCCGGAGCAGGGAATGGCGACCTTGGGAAATGTACTCCAGGCCCCAGCACTCATAGCCGAGCGCTTCTACTACAGGGGCCAACAAGGCCTGCAACTGTTCTAGCTTGCTCGACACCTGATCGCCTCGCGTATGCTGTAGAAACAAAAAATGGGCGAAACGCCCATCCCTTAAGGACCGCCCTGATCTGGCGGCGCGGACTGTCCAGCTAGCAAAAAGCCCCTGAAAAGGGGCTCTGCCAAACTGGTTGCGGGAGCAGGATTTGAACCTACGACCTTCGGGTTATGAGCCCGACGAGCTACCAGACTGCTCCATCCCGCGTCAAAGCTGGTGCGAAATTATACGGTCGAGCCCCTTGAAGGTCAACCGAAACTCCGGAACGACAAGGCCCGCACTGCGGGCCTTTTCGTAATATGGTACCGAGGAGGGGACTCGAACCCCTACAGCCTATGGCCACTACCACCTCAAGGTAGCGTGTCTACCAATTCCACCACCTCGGCAAAAACTCTTGCCTGCTTACTTCTGCTCAGGAGCCGCCGGAACGTCGCCGTTACCGCCTGCAGGGGCTTGAGGTTGCCCTTGCGCGCCCGGCACATCGCTAGCTGCCGGAGCTTGTTCCTGCTTCTGCTCCATCACTGCCGGATCAGGAAGCCCAGCGTGACGAATCATATCAGCTTTTTCTTTAGCAAAATACGCTAAACCCAAGCTAGTAATAAAAAAAACTGCGGCCAGCACAGCAGTGAAGCGACTCAGGAAGGTAGCAGAACCCTGGCTACCGAAAACAGTACCCGAAGCGCCAGCACCAAACGACGCACCTGCGTCGGCACCCTTGCCTTGCTGAAGCAGGACCAGCACAACCAGACCCAGCGCCATCAGCAGGTGAATCACGATTACAACTGTTTCCAGCATCTTCAGTTTCCTGCGGCGCGACAGATCGCACCGAACTCATCTGCATTCAGGGAAGCTCCACCAATGAGCCCCCATCGATATCCGGCATGCCGAAAAGCTCGACAGCGTTGGCGGCCTTGACACTACCGCCGTACAGGAGACGAAGGCCGCGAGCCACCTCTGCGTTCTCCGCCGAGATCTGCGCGCGAATCGCCGCATGTACTTCCTGGGCTTGCTCGGGAGAAGCGGTCAGCCCCGTCCCAATTGCCCACACCGGCTCGTAAGCCACAACGGCGCGGGAGAAAGCCCCGACACCGAGATCTTCGATCACCGAGCCCAACTGGCGCCCGACAACCTCAAGAGTCTTGCCCGCCTCACGCTGCTCGCGGGTCTCACCCACGCACAGGATCGGAATCAGGCCACACGACTGAACCGCCGCAAACTTGCGACTGATCACGCCATCGCTCTCACCCAGGATCAGGCGACGCTCGGAGTGACCGACCAGCACCAGCGAGCAACTCGCATCCGCCAACTGGCTGGCTGCGATCTCGCCCGTCAAGGCGCCCTGCATCGGCTCAACCGCGCAATTCTGCGCACCGACGGCAACCGCCTTTCCATCCAGACCTTGTACGACCTGATTGATGTACAGACAGGGCGGAAACACCGCCACATCGACACCCGTGGGAAGAGCCAGTTGACGCAGGCCTTTGATCAGCTCCGTTACGCTGGAGCGGGTACCGTGCATTTTCCAATTACCGGCCACCAAGGGTCGACGCATGCTGTACCTCGCTGAGCAAAGTGGGCGCAGATATTACTCGACGCTTTGGGAACTGACAAGAGAAATCAAGCACATACCTCTGTAACGACTTTTGCCAGCTGCTCGGCATAGCCGCGAACGCGAGCCTCTTCGTCACCCTCGACCATCACCCGAACCAGCGGCTCGGTACCGGACTTGCGCAGCAGAACGCGGCCGCGCCCGGCCATTTCCTCGGTCACCTTGGCGCAAGCTTCCTTGACCGCCGGATGTTCCAGAGGATCGACGCCACCGCCAGCGAAACGCACGTTGATCAGCACCTGCGGGCACTTGCGAATGCCCATGCGCGCCTCGGCCAGGTTCTGCCCGCGGGTCTTGAGCGCCATCAGCACCTGCAGCGCCGCAATGATCGCATCGCCCGTGGTGGTGTGCTGGTAGCACACGACATGGCCGGAATTCTCGCCACCCAGTTGCCAGTTGCGCGACTGCAGCTCGGACATCACGTAACGGTCGCCCACCTTGGCGCGGGCGAAGGGAATATGCAGTTCCTGCAGAGCCAATTCGAGCCCCAGGTTGCTCATCAGGGTCCCGACCACGCCGCCATGCAGCTTGCCGCGATCGAGCATGTCACGGGCGATCAGGTAGAGAATCTCGTCGCCGTCGACGATGGTGCCGGTATGGTCGACCATCATCACCCGGTCGCCGTCGCCGTCGAAGGCGATACCGATATCCGCATGATTAGCCAGAACAGCTTCCTGCAGCGCCCCCATGTGGGTGGAACCGCAATTGTGGTTGATGTTCAGGCCGTTGGGCTCGGCGCCGATGACAAATACCTCGGCACCCAGCTCACGGAATACGTTGGGTGCGATCTTGTAGGTCGCGCCATGGGCGCAATCCAGCGCGATGCGCAGGCCGGCAAAACTGGTGTTCGAAGGCACGCTGCTCTTGCAGAACTCGATGTAGCGGCCGGCCGCGTCATTGATGCGCGAGACCTTGCCCAGACGGGCAGACTCGACCACGGTCATCGGCGCGTCGAGGAGCTCCTCGATGATCAGCTCGACCTCGTCGGGCAGCTTGGTGCCCTGGCCGGAGAAGAACTTGATGCCGTTGTCGTCATGGGGATTGTGCGAGGCACTGATGACGATGCCGGCTTCAGCATGGAAAGTGCGGGTCAGATAGGCGATGCCGGGCGTCGGCATAGGGCCCAGCAGCATCACGTCGGCGCCGGCGGCAGACAAGCCAGCCTCCAGCGCGGATTCGAACATGTAGCCGGAAATCCGCGTGTCCTTGCCGACGAGCACGCGGCATTTACCCTGCTGACGGAAGGCCATGCCCACCGCCCAGCCCAATTTGAGCACGAAGTCCGGCGTGATCGGCGGAGTGCCTACGCGCCCGCGAATTCCATCGGTGCCAAAATACTTCCTGCTCATGCGGGCATCCCCTCTTCCGTTGCACTTTCCACTGCGTGAATCATTCGAACCACATCCACGGTCTCGGCGACATCGTGGACGCGGATAATGCTGGCTCCCCTGGTGACTGCAAGGGCGGCCAGCGCCAGGCTGCCATAGAGACGCTCGCCCACCTCAAGGCCAAGCGCGCGCCCGACCATGCTCTTGCGCGAGACACCGACCAGCATCGGGCACCCCATGTCCATCAACCTGTCCATCTGTCGGAACAGATTCAGGTTGTGGCTCTGGGTCTTGGCGAAACCAAAGCCAGGATCGATGACGATCCGCTCGCGAGCAATGCCCACGGCTTCGCACAGCGCGATGCGTTCCTCAAGGAAGCCACGGACTTCCTGAAGGATATCCGGGTAACGCGGGTCATCCTGCATGTTTCCCGGCTCACCGCGCATGTGCATCAGGCACACCGGGAGCCCGGTATCGACGGCAGCATCCAGGGCGCCGTCGCGCTGCAGTGAGCGCACGTCGTTGATCAGCCCGGCACCAAGGCGCGCGGTCTCGCGCATGACGGCCGGAGTGGAGGTATCCACCGAAATCACCACATCCAGCTCGCGGGCAATGGCCTCGACCACCGGAGCGACACGTTCCAGCTCCTCGGTGGGCGAAACCACGCGAGCGCCCGGACGCGTCGACTCGCCGCCGATATCGATCAGCGTGGCGCCTGCCGCGACCATCTCCGCTGCGTGGCGCAACGCAGCATCGTGCTGGTTGAAGCGCCCGCCGTCGGAGAAGGAATCAGGGGTGACGTTGAGGATGCCCATGACGTGCGGGCGGCTTAAATCAAGAACCCGGTTGCCGCAAGGCAACCGGGTCGGGTGGTACAACGAACTCATTCAGTGCTCTCAGTGTTCGCCGGCGGGCCCGCCAATCGGATTTTCCTGGCGACCTTCGTCGCGCGGCGAGGCAGCGTTGCCGGAGGAACCGGAGTTGCCACCCTGCCAGTCACGCGGTTCGCGCGGAGTACGGCCAGCCATGATGTCGTCGATCTGATCGGCATCGATGGTTTCGTACTTCATCAGTGCGTCGGCCATCATGTCGAGCTTGTCGCGGTTCTCTTCCAGCAGGCGCTTGGCGATGCCGTAGCAGTCGTCGATGATGCGACGCACCTCCTGGTCGATCAGCTTGGCGGTCTCACCCGAGATATTCGAGTGCTGGCCACCAGCGCTGCGGCCGAGGAAGACCTCGCCCTCCTCTTCCGCGTACATCAGCGGACCGAGCTTCTCCGACAGGCCCCACTTGGTCACCATGTTCCGCGCCAGCTGGGTGGCACGCATGATGTCGTTGGAAGCGCCGGTGGTCACACCCTCGAAGCCCAGGGTCATCTCTTCGGCGATACGGCCACCGAACAGCGAGCAGATCTGGCTTTCCAGGGCGCGCTTGGACAGGCTGTAGCGGTCCTCTTCCGGCAGGAACATGGTCACGCCCAGGGCGCGACCGCGCGGAATGATGGAAACCTTGTAGACCGGGTCGTGCTCCGGAACCAGGCGACCAACGATGGCGTGGCCTGCTTCGTGGAACGCGGTGTTCTTCTTCTCCTTCTCGGACATGACCATGGTCTTGCGCTCGGCGCCCATCATGATCTTGTCCTTGGCCAGCTCGAACTCACGCATGTCGACGATGCGCTTGTTGGAGCGGGCGGCGAACAGCGAAGCCTCGTTGACCAGGTTGGCCAGGTCGGCACCGGAGAAGCCGGGGGTACCGCGCGCGATCACGGCGGGATCGACGTTGTCGCCCAGCGGGACCTTGCGCATGTGCACTTTCAAAATCTGCTCGCGACCACGGATGTCCGGCAGACCAACCACCACCTGGCGGTCGAAGCGACCGGGACGCAGCAGCGCGGGGTCGAGCACGTCCGGACGGTTGGTCGCGGCGATGACGATGATGCCGTCATTCATCTCGAAGCCATCCATCTCCACCAGCAACTGGTTGAGGGTCTGTTCGCGCTCGTCGTGACCACCACCCAGGCCGGCGCCACGATGGCGACCGACGGCGTCGATCTCGTCGATGAAGATGATGCAGGGTGCGTGCTTCTTGGCCTGATCGAACATGTCGCGAACGCGCGAGGCGCCTACGCCGACAAACATTTCCACGAAGTCCGAACCGGAAATGGTGAAGAACGGCACCTTGGCTTCGCCGGCGATCGCCTTGGCGAGCAGGGTCTTACCGGTACCGGGCGGGCCGACCATCAGCACGCCGCGCGGGATACGACCGCCCAGGCGCTGGAACTTGCCCGGATCGCGGAGGAATTCCACCAGCTCGCTGACCTCTTCCTTGGCCTCGTCGCAACCGGCGACGTCGGCGAAGGTGGTCTTCACCTGGTCTTCCGACAACAGACGGGCCTTGCTCTTGCCGAAGCTCATCGGGCCGCCGCGTCCACCGCCGCCGCCCTGCATCTGGCGCATGAAGAACATGAAGACCGCGATGATCACCAGGATCGGGAAGCTTGCGACCAGCAATTGAGTCCAGATGCTCTGCTGCTCGGGCTGCTTGCCCTCAACAACGACGTTGTTGTTGACCAGGTCGCCGATCAGGCCGTTGTCCTGGATCGCCGGGCGGATGGTCTTGAAGGTGTCACCATCCTGGCGCTTGCCGGTGATGACATAGCCGTCGACGGTCACGCGCTCGACCTTGCCGTCCTTCACCTGCTGGATGAAGTCGGAATAGTTGAGCGTCTGCGGCTCGCTCGGGCTGGAGAAGTTGTTCATCACGGTGACGAGTACCGCCGCAATGATCAGCCACAGAATCAGGTTCTTTGCCATGTCGTTCAATTGACTACCCTCTGAAGCCGGCTCCGCCCTGGAAACCGCTTCTCACGACGGCCAGACTCCTTCCGGCCAAAATTACTACACAACGCCCGCCGCCAGGCAGGCGCCGTCTGTAACCCTTTATGAACCCCGGCTTTCACCGGTACAAGCAAAACCTGCAAGGCATAGACCAGAAGCCTGCCCAATCATTCCAGTCTAGGCGCCGCGAAAGCCCCGTGCGAGCAGATACTGCTCCCGCGAACGGTCGCGGGACGACAGCGGTTTGCGCATCTGCACCTTCTCGAAGTTCTCGCGAACCATCTTGTGATAAGCGTCGAAACCCTCACCCTGGAAAATCTTGATCAGGAAATCACCGCCCGGACGCAGTACACGGGTGCACAGGTCCAGGGCCAGCTCGCAGAGGAACATCGCACGAGGCATGTCCACGGCGGGCAGTCCACTCATATTGGGGGCCATATCGGAAATCACAAGGTCTACCGGATTTTCTCCGATGGCCTCGAGCAACTGGGCAAAGACCTCGTCCTCGGTGAAGTCACCCTGGATGAAGGTGACGTCCGGGATGCTGTCCATCGGCAGGATGTCCGACGCGATCAGGGTGCCCTTGTCGCCGATCACCCGGCTGGTGACCTGCGACCAGCCGCCCGGCGCCGCGCCGAGGTCGACCACGGTCATGCCGGGGCGCAGGATGCGATCCTTCTCCTGGATTTCCAGCAGTTTGTAGCTGGCACGCGAGCGATAGCCGTCGCGCTGTGCCATCTTCACGTAAGGATCGTCGAAATGTTCTTTCAGCCAGCGATGGCTAGTCTTGGAACGGGCCACGTATTACCTCGTCTGAGCGGCATCCCGGTATAACCGAAACTCGGGTAGAATATCCGCCTTTTTTCCCAGGGGTCAGATTATGGCGCTCTCTCAGGAGCAGAAAAAGCAGTTCAAATCTATCGGGCATCACCTGAAACCCGTATTGACCGTTGCTGAAAACGGTCTTTCGGAAGGTGTGATGGCCGAGCTTGAGCGTGCGCTCAACGATCATGAACTGATCAAGGTGCAGTTCCGCATCACCGAACGCGACGACCGTCGTGCGCTGATCGACGAACTCTGCCAGAACGGCAGCTGCGAACTGGTTCAGTCCATCGGCAAGATGGCGCTGATCTATCGTCGCAATCCCAAGCCGAACAAGAACCTGTCGAACATCAGCCGCTTCAGCGGCCTCTGACAGTCAAGACCGGCAACGCGGAGCCGGCAAGGCTCCGCCGCGTCAGTTCCGCTCGTCCCGCCCGGGCGCCGGCTGCAACACCAGCAGCAAGCCACACAGCGCCACCACCAGGTAGTTGAACAGCAGCCAGCGCTGAGCATCCGGCGCTACCTGGCGCACCACGAAATAAGCCGCCGCCATCACCAGCACGGTCAGCAGCAACTGCCCCCGCGTTTCACGGGTGAAGGCAGCGAACCCGCGCGCCTGCCAGAGCACCAGAGCCTGGAGCAGCACGCAGAAACCGGCGAAGCCCAGCAGCAATGGCTTCAGCGCGTCGGCGACGGCCTCCACCAGCAGTGGCGCCAGGCCGATCTTGTCCAGTGCCGGCAACACCACGAACTGAAGCAGCCAGAGGCCGCCGACCCAGAATGTCTGGGCCAGCAGCCAACTGATGGTGCCTGCGCTCAGGGATTGCCGATCAGGCGTGGCGGACTTCAACGATCTCGTACTCGACGTCGCCGCCCGGAGTCTTGACCAGAACAGCGTCGCCTTCAGTCTTGCCGATCAGCGCACGGGCGATCGGCGAGTTGACCGAGATCTTGCTGTTCTTGATGTCCGCCTCGTCGTCGCCGACGATCTGGTAGGTCACCGTCTCGTCGGTCTCGACGTTGGCGATATCGACGGTGGTGCCGAAGATCACCTTGCCGCTGTGCGGAATGGTGGTCACGTCGATGATCTGCGCGTTGGACAGCTTGGCCTCGATGTCGCGGATGCGAGCTTCGGACATGCCCTGCTGTTCACGGGCCGCATGGTATTCGGCGTTTTCCTTGAGGTCGCCCAGTTCACGCGCTTCGGCGATGGCCTGGGTGATCTGCGGGCGCAGAACGGTCTTCAGGTACTTCAGTTCTTCTTCCAGGGCGCGAGAGCCCTGGACGGTCATTGGAAATTTGCTCATGCGTTGATTCCTGCATGGAGATCCTGCAGACGGCGAACGGTCTTCTCGGGACCGAACTTGAGCGCCTCACAGATCGCCTGCCCCGCCGCAATGGTGGTGGTGCAGTAGATCTTGTGCTGCAGGGCGTTACGACGGATGGAATAGGAGTCAGCGATGGACTGGCGGCCTTCGGTGGTGTTGATGATCAGGGTGACCTCGTCATTCTTGATCATGTCGACCACGTGAGGACGGCCCTCGGTCACCTTGTTCACGCGACGTACCGGCAGACCGGCAGCCTCGATCACCTTGGCGGTGCCAGCAGTGGCAACCACCTCGAAGCCCAGTGCGACCAGGTCGCGGGCGACCTGAACGGCTTGCGGCTTGTCGTCCTCGCGGACGCTGATGAAGGCGCAACCGGCATTCGGCAGGATTTCGCTGGCGCCCAACTGGGCCTTGGCGAATGCCTCACCGAAGCTGTCGCCGACACCCATCACCTCGCCAGTGGATTTCATCTCTGGGCCGAGGATCGGGTCGACGCCGGGGAACTTGGCGAACGGGAACACCGCTTCCTTGACGCTATAGTACGGCGGGATCACCTCCTGGGTGAAGCCGACTTCGGCCAGGGACTTGCCAGCCATGACGCGGGCCGCAACCTTGGCCAGCGATTCGCCGATGCACTTGGAGACGAACGGTACGGTACGGGACGCGCGCGGGTTCACCTCGATCACGTAGATGTCTTCGCCCTGCACGGCCATCTGCACGTTCATCAGGCCGACCACGCCGAGCTCCAGGGCCATCTTCTTGACCTGCTCGCGGATCTCGTCCTGGATGTGCTGCGGCAGCGAGTACGGCGGCAGCGAGCAGGCGGAGTCACCGGAGTGCACGCCGGCCTGTTCGATGTGCTGCATGATCGCGCCGATCACCACGGTCTCGCCGTCGCACACCGCATCGATGTCGACCTCGATGGCGCAGTTGAGGAAGCGGTCCAGCAGCACCGGGCTGTCGTTGGAAACCTTCACGGCCTCGCGCATGTAGCGCTTGAGCTCTTCTTCCTGGTAGACGATTTCCATCGCGCGGCCGCCCAGTACGTAGGACGGGCGCACCACCATCGGGTAGCCGATGTTCTTCGACAGCTCCAGGGCCTGGTCTTCGCTGCGCGCGGTGGCGTTGGCCGGCTGGCGCAGGTTCAGGCGCTGCACCATGTGCTGGAAGCGCTCACGGTCTTCGGCGCGATCGATGGCGTCCGGGCTGGTGCCGATGATCGGCACGCCGGCCTCTTCCAGGGCGCGGCAGAGTTTCAGCGGGGTCTGGCCGCCGTACTGCACGATCACACCCTTGGGCTGCTCGACGCGGACGATTTCCAGCACGTCTTCCAGGGTCACCGGCTCGAAGTAAAGGCGATCGGACGTGTCGTAGTCGGTGGAGACGGTCTCCGGGTTGCAGTTGACCATGATGGTCTCGTAACCGTCTTCACGCATGGCCAGTGCGGCATGTACGCAGCAGTAGTCGAACTCGATGCCCTGGCCGATACGGTTCGGACCGCCGCCCAGGATCATGATCTTGTCGCGAGTCGACGGATTGGCTTCGCACTCTTCCTCGTAGGTCGAGTACATGTAGGCGGTGTCGGTGGCGAATTCGGCGGCGCAGGTGTCCACGCGCTTGTACACCGGCAGCACCTTGAGCTTGTGGCGATGGTTGCGCAGGTTCTTCTCGGTCACACCCAGCAAGGTGGCCAGGCGGGCGTCAGAGAAGCCCTTGCGCTTGAGCTTGTACATCAGCTCGCGGTCGATGGCGGACAGACCCAGGGTCTTGACGCGCTCTTCATCCTTGACCAGGTCTTCGATCTGCACCAGGAACCACTCGTCGATGCGGGTCAAGTCGAAGACTTCGGCGATGCTCTTGCCAGCACGGAAGGCGTCGGCGACGTACCAGATGCGGTCGGCATTGGGTACGGTCAGCTCGCGCTTGAGGATGCTCTCGGCTTCCGGGTTGCTCAGGTCGAGCTTCGGATCGAAACCGGTGGCGCCGACTTCCAGGCCGCGCAGGGCTTTCTGCACGGACTCCTGGAAGGTACGACCGATGGCCATGACTTCACCTACGGATTTCATCTGGGTGGTCAGGCGGGCGTCGGCTTTCGGGAATTTCTCGAAGGCGAAACGCGGGATCTTGGTGACGACGTAGTCGATCGCCGGCTCGAAGGACGCCGGGGTGCGGCCGCCGGTGATGTCGTTCTGCAGTTCGTCGAGGGTGTAGCCGACCGCCAGCTTGGCGGCGATCTTGGCGATCGGGAAGCCGGTGGCCTTGGAGGCCAGCGCCGAGGAACGAGATACACGCGGGTTCATCTCGATCACGACCATGCGGCCGGTGTTCGGGCAGATGCCGAACTGCACGTTCGAACCGCCGGTTTCCACGCCGATCTCACGCAGCACCGCCAGGGAGGCGTTGCGCATGATCTGGTATTCCTTGTCGGTCAGGGTCTGTGCCGGCGCCACGGTGATCGAGTCACCGGTGTGCACGCCCATCGGGTCGAAGTTCTCGATGGCGCAGACGATGATGCAGTTGTCCTTCTTGTCGCGGACAACCTCCATCTCGTATTCCTTCCAGCCGATCAGCGATTCGTCGATCAGCAGCTCGTTGGTCGGCGACAGGTCCAGACCACGGGTGCAGATTTCCTCGAATTCTTCGCGGTTGTAGGCGATGCCGCCGCCGGTACCGCCCATGGTGAAGGACGGACGGATGATGCACGGGAAGTTGACCTTCTCCAGCACGCCGTAGGCTTCTTCCATGGTGTGGGCGATGCCCGAGCGCGGGCAGGCCAGGCCGATGTCACGCATCGCCTTGTCGAAGCGCGAACGGTCTTCGGCCTTGTCGATGGTGTCGGCGTTGGCGCCGATCATTTCCACGCCGAACTGCTCGAGCACGCCGTGGCGCTCCAGGTCCAGGGCGCAGTTCAGAGCGGTCTGGCCGCCCATGGTCGGCAGCAGCGCGTCAGGGCGCTCCTTCTCGATGATCTTGGCGACGGTCTGCCACTTGATCGGCTCGATGTAGGTGGCGTCGGCCATGGCCGGGTCGGTCATGATGGTGGCCGGGTTGGAGTTCACCAGGATGACACGGAAGCCTTCTTCCTTCAGGGCCTTGCAGGCCTGTGCGCCGGAGTAGTCGAACTCGCAGGCCTGGCCGATGACGATCGGGCCGGCGCCGAGGATCAGGATGCTCTTGATGTCTGTACGCTTGGGCATGGGACTCTCGTTGCAATATTCAGGAAAGGGTTGCGCTGGCCAGCTTCACGCCAAAGCCGACGAACAGGGCGCCGACGCCACTCGAGGCGCCGGCAGCCAGCCGCTGCCGCCGACGGAACCAGGCCGCCAGACGCACACCGGAGAAAATCAGGAAACTCAGGTACAGGGCGCTGATGATCTCGAGGATCGTACCCAGCACCAGGAACGACAGGCCGGGGTAGGCGTAACCCGGGTCGACGAACTGGATGAAGAAGGAAATGAAGAAGAGGATCGCCTTGGGGTTGGACAGGCTCAGCAGCAGCGCCTTGCGGAACGGCTGGTTGACGTCCACTTCCTTCGCCGGCGCGGCGGCTGCCTCCAGCGGGTTGCGCAGCTTCTGCCAACCACCGCGGAGCATGCCGATCCCCAGATAGAACAGGTACGCGGCGCCGACGTACTTCAGGCCCAGGAACAGCATCGGCTCGGCCTTGAGGACCGAGGCAATACCCAGCGCCGACAGGAACATCAGGATCGCATCACCGAGGAACACCGCACTCGCCGCCCGGTAGCCCGAAGCCACGCCGCGCTGGGCGGCGGTGGCGAGGACGAACAGCGAGTTCGGCCCCGGCAGCAGGACGATGAACAACGTACCCAGGACGTAGGTCCAGAGATCGGTGATTCCCAGGGTCGGCATCATCTTCTTCTACCTCTTCGAGCTCGTACTCAGCGGCGCTCGGCCATCGCCGCGATGAAGCGGTCGAACAGCGGAGCCACGTCGTGCGGGCCTGGGCTGGCTTCCGGGTGACCCTGGAAGCTGAAGGCCACCTTGTCGGTGCGCTCGATGCCCTGCAGGGTACCGTCGAACAGCGACTTGTGGGTGGCGCGCAGGTTGGCCGGCATGCTGCCTTCATCGACCGCGAAACCGTGGTTCTGGCTGGTGATCATGACCACGCCCGAATCCAGATCCTGCACCGGGTGGTTGGCACCGTGGTGGCCGTGGCCCATCTTCAGGGTCTTGGCGCCGGAGGCCAGGGCCAGCAGCTGGTGGCCGAGGCAGATGCCGAAGACCGGGATCTCGGTATCGAGGAACTCGCGGATGGCCTGGATGGCGTAGTCGCACGGCTCGGGGTCGCCAGGGCCGTTGGAGAGGAAGATGCCGTCCGGGTTCAGGGCGAGCACTTCGCTGGCCGGAGTCTGTGCCGGCACCACGGTCAGGCGGCAGCCACGGGCAACCAGCATGCGCAGGATGTTCAGCTTGACCCCGAAATCGTAGGCGACCACATGGTACGGCAAGTCGGCGGCGGCGATTTCCGGATGGCTGTCGGTTTCCAGGTTCCACACGCTGGAACGCCACTCGTAACGCTCGGTGGAGGAAACGACCTTGGCCAGGTCCATGCCTTTCAGGCCCGGGAAGCCGCGCGCCAGTTCGAGGGCTTTTTCCTCGGTGGCGTCGTCGCCAGCCAGGATGCAGCCGTTCTGCGAACCTTTCTCGCGCAGGATACGGGTCAGGCGGCGGGTATCGATGCCGGCGATGGCAACGGTGCCGCTCTCTTTCAGGTAGTCCGGCAGGGACTGCTTGTCGCGCCAGCTGCTGGAGAGCAGCGGCAGGTCACGGATGATCAGGCCGGCAGCCCAGACCTTGTTCGACTCGGCGTCTTCAGGCGTAGTGCCGGTGTTGCCGATGTGCGGGTAGGTCAGGGTGACGATCTGTTGGGCGTAGGAAGGATCGGTGAGGATTTCCTGGTAGCCGGTCATGGCGGTGTTGAACACCACCTCTCCGACGGTCTGGCCGTCGGCGCCGATGGCTTCACCGCGAAAAACGCTGCCGTCGGCAAGTGCAAGTATGGCTGGCTTAGTCAAGAAGACCTCCCGTAGTTCAAGCCTGGCTGGGCGTGCGCAGATTGTAAAAAAGCGGGATGACATCAGAAGAAGTCATCCCGCTTTTTATGTGATCATGCTGCGCTACTTTTAGTGGACACACTAAAGCTGTAGTTTACAGAAATGCGACATCATGGTCCACCTTTTGCACGACGTACGGCCATGCCACTCAGCGCAGGCCGAGAACATCCTGCATGTCGTACAGGCCGTTGGCCTGCCCATCCAGCCACTGCGCAGCACGCACGGCACCGCGAGCAAAGGTCA
This region includes:
- the greA gene encoding transcription elongation factor GreA: MSKFPMTVQGSRALEEELKYLKTVLRPQITQAIAEARELGDLKENAEYHAAREQQGMSEARIRDIEAKLSNAQIIDVTTIPHSGKVIFGTTVDIANVETDETVTYQIVGDDEADIKNSKISVNSPIARALIGKTEGDAVLVKTPGGDVEYEIVEVRHA
- a CDS encoding DUF4149 domain-containing protein, which translates into the protein MSAGTISWLLAQTFWVGGLWLLQFVVLPALDKIGLAPLLVEAVADALKPLLLGFAGFCVLLQALVLWQARGFAAFTRETRGQLLLTVLVMAAAYFVVRQVAPDAQRWLLFNYLVVALCGLLLVLQPAPGRDERN
- the leuE gene encoding leucine efflux protein LeuE, which gives rise to MPTLGITDLWTYVLGTLFIVLLPGPNSLFVLATAAQRGVASGYRAASAVFLGDAILMFLSALGIASVLKAEPMLFLGLKYVGAAYLFYLGIGMLRGGWQKLRNPLEAAAAPAKEVDVNQPFRKALLLSLSNPKAILFFISFFIQFVDPGYAYPGLSFLVLGTILEIISALYLSFLIFSGVRLAAWFRRRQRLAAGASSGVGALFVGFGVKLASATLS
- the carB gene encoding carbamoyl-phosphate synthase large subunit, translated to MPKRTDIKSILILGAGPIVIGQACEFDYSGAQACKALKEEGFRVILVNSNPATIMTDPAMADATYIEPIKWQTVAKIIEKERPDALLPTMGGQTALNCALDLERHGVLEQFGVEMIGANADTIDKAEDRSRFDKAMRDIGLACPRSGIAHTMEEAYGVLEKVNFPCIIRPSFTMGGTGGGIAYNREEFEEICTRGLDLSPTNELLIDESLIGWKEYEMEVVRDKKDNCIIVCAIENFDPMGVHTGDSITVAPAQTLTDKEYQIMRNASLAVLREIGVETGGSNVQFGICPNTGRMVVIEMNPRVSRSSALASKATGFPIAKIAAKLAVGYTLDELQNDITGGRTPASFEPAIDYVVTKIPRFAFEKFPKADARLTTQMKSVGEVMAIGRTFQESVQKALRGLEVGATGFDPKLDLSNPEAESILKRELTVPNADRIWYVADAFRAGKSIAEVFDLTRIDEWFLVQIEDLVKDEERVKTLGLSAIDRELMYKLKRKGFSDARLATLLGVTEKNLRNHRHKLKVLPVYKRVDTCAAEFATDTAYMYSTYEEECEANPSTRDKIMILGGGPNRIGQGIEFDYCCVHAALAMREDGYETIMVNCNPETVSTDYDTSDRLYFEPVTLEDVLEIVRVEQPKGVIVQYGGQTPLKLCRALEEAGVPIIGTSPDAIDRAEDRERFQHMVQRLNLRQPANATARSEDQALELSKNIGYPMVVRPSYVLGGRAMEIVYQEEELKRYMREAVKVSNDSPVLLDRFLNCAIEVDIDAVCDGETVVIGAIMQHIEQAGVHSGDSACSLPPYSLPQHIQDEIREQVKKMALELGVVGLMNVQMAVQGEDIYVIEVNPRASRTVPFVSKCIGESLAKVAARVMAGKSLAEVGFTQEVIPPYYSVKEAVFPFAKFPGVDPILGPEMKSTGEVMGVGDSFGEAFAKAQLGASEILPNAGCAFISVREDDKPQAVQVARDLVALGFEVVATAGTAKVIEAAGLPVRRVNKVTEGRPHVVDMIKNDEVTLIINTTEGRQSIADSYSIRRNALQHKIYCTTTIAAGQAICEALKFGPEKTVRRLQDLHAGINA
- the carA gene encoding glutamine-hydrolyzing carbamoyl-phosphate synthase small subunit, which codes for MTKPAILALADGSVFRGEAIGADGQTVGEVVFNTAMTGYQEILTDPSYAQQIVTLTYPHIGNTGTTPEDAESNKVWAAGLIIRDLPLLSSSWRDKQSLPDYLKESGTVAIAGIDTRRLTRILREKGSQNGCILAGDDATEEKALELARGFPGLKGMDLAKVVSSTERYEWRSSVWNLETDSHPEIAAADLPYHVVAYDFGVKLNILRMLVARGCRLTVVPAQTPASEVLALNPDGIFLSNGPGDPEPCDYAIQAIREFLDTEIPVFGICLGHQLLALASGAKTLKMGHGHHGANHPVQDLDSGVVMITSQNHGFAVDEGSMPANLRATHKSLFDGTLQGIERTDKVAFSFQGHPEASPGPHDVAPLFDRFIAAMAERR